The genomic window aaatgcatttaatttgcTCGAGTCTCAGCTCGATAGTTAGAGCTTTCAGCAACACGGCGCACCCACACATCCGGCACTTTCGTACAAGCCAAAGCAAGCACCGAGAATAAGTATGATTTACTCAAGAGCAGTAACGGTTACCGTGCAGGGCGCCCAAATTCTACAGTTTCGAGTGGGGAGACACTTGAAGGTCTAAAGTTCGGCACGAATGGACGCCTGCCGTCTACAAATTTGGCTACATCAATTCGGCTGAAAGGAAATTCATTGCACACAAGCGCCGGCTGCACGAGTCAACACAGGTCCACatgacatacacacatatatacgttACGTATAGGTAGAAAAAGTAAGCGTAGCTTGCCGGAATTTGTGGCGCAAATTGCAACCTTAATGATTTTGGTGACGTTATGGTTACTTACGAAGTGCTTGTCGTCGGTTTCAACGACTTTGGCGCTGCTGATAAATCACAGTTTACTCAACAACGCAAATTTGTTTGCCTACTTTTCGGCGCAAGGCCGTACGCAAGCCGGTAAAATTGCAGGAGTTGCGCCGAAAGTTGGAAAGGAAACAGGACTTTGATTTTTGGGGTGGGTGCGTAATTTGAAAGAACCGACAGCAtatgaaaattgcaaaagaagCAAGAGCAAGGAATGGTTAATTAAAAGTGTCTGCAATATACAGCGATATCCCATTTATAAAACTGCTTTGCAGCAGGTATCAATGGCAACCACAACTTGGTCAACCGAGAAACCCGGAAATCAAGTATAAGTGGTaggaaatatgaatttttatagtataaaagTTATTACAAAACGAAAAATCTTCCACTCACCAATCGCCATGGCCGTCTCCTGCGCATCGCCGGTGACCATCTTGACGCGCACGCCGCTCTGCATCAGCATCTCAATGGATTCGCGTACCAATGGACGCGGCGGATCGGTTATGCCCACCAGGCCACAGTAGATGAGATCCTGCAGGCTGCGTCCTTTCGCTAGCGCCAGCACACGCAAACCCTTGCGGCCGATTTCATAGGCTTCCGCGAGGAATTCCGCCTCATTTTGCTTTGTCAACGGCACCGTTTGTGTGCCGAACATGTATTTCGTGCATTGCGGCAACAGCATTTCCAATGCGCCTTTGGCAAAGAAGATTTCctctttgttattgttgtatttgtgtatgCACTTGACAGCCATCATTTTCTGTTCGGATGAGAATGGATACTCCTGTATGCGCACATAGTTCTCCGCGGTGGCGTACATGCCATTCTTCATAGCGACAGCGATTAGTGCGCCCTCTGTCGGCTGGCCGAGCAAAGTGCCGTTCTGTATGTAGGCGTTATTGCAGACTGCGCCGATTTCTAATAAGTTCGTGATGTTTGCTTTGGCCATTTCGACGTTATTGCAATTGCGTATATGTATTTCGCCTTGGTCATTATAACCCGCGCCGGTGACATCGGCCATGTAGCCGTCAGATGTGATGATAACTGTCGCTGTCATTTCGTTCTTCGTCAAAGTGCCCGTTTTGTCCGAACAAATGACATTCACGCAACCGAGCGTCTCCACGGTTGGCAATTTCTTCACAATCGCATTGCGTTTGGCCATGCGCATGACACCGAGTGCCAGCGTCACGGTGACCACAATCGGTAGGCCTTCTGGTATGGCGGCGACAGCCAAAGAAACGCTGATATTGAACATTTCGGTTAGCGGTTTGCCTTGTAGCCAACCCAAAAGCATAATTACGCCAATGATGAGGAACGAATAGAAACTTAGCTGTGCGCCGAGTATGTCCATCGATTTCTGCAACGGTGTCTTCGGCGCTTCTTCAGCTTGCATCATTTTGAAAACTTCACCGAACTCACTGCGCTCACCGGTGCTCACTACAACACCCTTGCCATTGCCGCAGCGCACCAATGTGCCCATAAAGGcgacatttttcatatttgtatgaTCCTTATTGGTGGTACTGCTCAGTATGAGCTCGGTGCTCTTGCGCGCCGGTTCCGTTTCGCCCGTGAAGCTTGACTCATCGATCGACAGATCGATGGCATCGAAGAGCCGCACATCGGCTGGCACACGATCGCCTACATTCAAGTACACCACATCGCCGGGCACTAGCTCACGCGCCAAAAACGTATCGAGTCGTCCTTCGCGCAGGCAATGGCACTCGGGTGGTACCAGCTTCTTTAACTCCTCCAAACTCTTCTCCGAACGGTATTCTTGTATGAAAGCGACCGTTACCACTATGATGATGGCTATCGTTATGCTCACAGCATCGTCATACTGTTTCATAATCACCGAAACTAGCGCGCTGCCCAAAAGCAGCAGTATAAGTGGATTCTTAAActgttcaatatatttcttCCATGTAGGATCCTCCTCATTCACATTCAACTCATTGTGTCCGATAATTTTCGCACGGTACTTTGCCTCGGTCCATTTGAGACCGGTACGCGTGTCGACCTGTAGACGGCCGGCCACTTCGGAGGCGCTGTACGTCGATGACTCGGACGTTGTCAGCAACATTTCGGGCGTTAGGGTTGAACCCGTCTGAAAAGTGTGAAGAGACAAATGAGATTTTAGTATTGTTTAGTTTTTTCGGTATCGAGAAACAGAAGTTTAGAAATTAAAGCATAAATCTTCGAATGTCGAACTTTTGCATTGGTTAGTTGACTGAAAcacgaaaatatatgttaaataataaagttCAAGTGGGGATAATCACTTTCAgtttaatataagtatatgtattaatatCTAGAACCCTCAAAAGtcatctagtgaccgatgcccagagcttACTAACATTATGGACCAACCttttgaatggcagtgaaagtttATCGCCAGTAGATGGTGAACCCAACACCCcaaacgatgacgatggagcagacgttctaaTGCCCGACCATCAAGAAGTTCGCATaacaattacccgcctgaagaacaataaaACGGCGGGAGCCAATGGACtaccggtcgagctattcaaatacgacggcgaagaactgataaggtagAATATAGTCGAACAAATATGGCCTGACGATTGGAAATTAAGTgtgcccaattcacaaaaaagaagaccccacaatccgcaccaactaccgtggaataagtctacttaacatcgcatataaggttccatcgagggtattgtgtgaaagatcaaagtccaccgtcaacaaactgattgtaccttatcagtgtgggTTTAGATCCGAAAAATCCAAAACTGACTAgacattcaccatgcgccaaattttggaaaagacaggtgcagaggcatggacgacgacaacatctgaagagccggcgttacgagttttcgagagaaaggttctgcggaatgGCAATGGCaaataccacagtcgatggaacgatgagctgtacgagttatacgataacattgacatagttcagcgagttaaGAGACAACGgatacgctggctaagtcaagTCGTCCGAAtgtatgaaaacactccagctctgaaagtattcgacgcagtacctgccggtggaggcaaaggaagaggaagaccttcacctcgttggaaagaccaggtggagaaggcccaggctacacttggaatctacAATTGACGCtaagtagcgaaaagaagaaacgactggcgtgctgttgtaaactcggctataaccacgtaagcggtgtccacgccaataaagaagaaaaagtagGAACAGCTGACAGTTTAGAATTTCGTTGACGCATCAAGAACGaaaatagtatattatatagattatttattgaaataacccgtactttgcatatttataaaatattttgccaatttttctACGCTATCAGCTAAATAATCTAGAGACCTTTCACCCATTTTTCTAATTACTCGCATGCACTGCAAGCAACCTCAAATCACCTTTTGTTAGTTGCCGTAATCTCCACAACGGAACTTATTGATTTAATCTgctacaagcaacaacaactcgtGCAAAGCAACAGCAGAAGCCAATATGCTGGGCGACTCATCTAACATGTCCAATCAGAGGCGAATCTCTTAGCAATATTAGAAActtgcacatgtgtgtgtatttcaGTGAATTTCAATATTCATTGCATCCCATGAAATGTTATATTGCAAATTTGTGAGTATGGATATATGACTTTCCAGTCACGTTTTTCTACAATGACATCAACAACTGTCGAACCGTTGTAGCTTATCAGTGCTGGCTCGTACCAACTAAATTTTGATGGCCGGGTGGACAGACAAagcacttatatacatatgtacgtacgtaaAGGTATATGTAGACGAATGAGTagatttaaaaatcaaattttatttcgtaTCTACAAGTACTACGCTCGCTTAAATCTAAAAGTAAGCGCATACAGGTCTAATAAATACactgtcatatatgtatatgtatatctatcaatataaatgtgtgtgtgttcctTCGGCATAGGAACTAATCGAACTGATATGCATATGTTGCCAGCATCACTTACAAATGAACGTCAAGTGCAACTGACAAATGATTGTAACTGTGTGTCGTCCCCGTTGCCCATCAGCTGACACATCAGTCAGTCACCGACTGCCATTAGCTACAGTCTGCACAGCTGAGGTAGCTGGGTGGGTGGCCAACTTGTTGTGGATGAGCGAGTGAGTGTAAAAGTGCATGGGTGGGTTGCGAGGTTGACACGTTGCCGGGATGGACATGACAGCTGCATGTCAACGCGGCACTGAGATGTATTGTACAAATTATAATCACGAAGGCAATGAGGAGTGAGGAGATGATGTTGCTGCTAATAATGATGTTGGCAAATTAGCTAGCGAAGACAGGCTAAAACgtaagcaataacaaaaacgctggttgtatataaatatatactttttatattgaCATCGTGTGTGGATGCATACTTCATTACAATTATTTGTGTATCGTCTGCAGAAGCTTTGGGTGAAAGCGAACTTCCAACCACTTGGAAATCTCATATTAAAGAGAATAATAGCTAATGTTTGTAAGAAATTAGACAAATCTAACATGTGTATTCACATACGATATGCAAGTATATGATTTTAAATTAGGGTGgtcctaaaaattttaaataaataaaaacttgaaaaagtaaaacaaaaatcaaacgaaaatttattttaaacccTCAgcttgtatgatagctatatgctatagttttctgatcagaacaatttcttcggagattgtagcgctgtATCAGGGAataatctgtgctaaattttgtgaagatatcttttcaaatagaaaagttttccatacaagaacttgatttcgatggatcagtttgtatgacagccatatgctatagtgatccgatctgaaaaaatttattaggagGTTGTAGCGCTGTTTCTGAGAATAATTTGTGCTAATTCTAGTGAAGATACCTCCTCAAAGAACGTTTTCCGTGCTAAGACATGATCTTGATCGTAcattttgtatgacaactatacgttatagtagtccgatctgaatgaTTTCTTTGGAGACAGTAGCACTGTCTTtgaataatctgtgccaaatttcgtatataaatcttttgaaataaaaaagttttccatgcaagaactggagtttgatggatcagtttgtatgacagctatatgctatagcggtccgatctgaacatttttctCGGAGATTTTAGCATTGACTTGAACaataatttgtgtaaaattacatttaaatatcttgacaaataaaaaagtttttcatgcaagaactggattttgatggatcagtttgtatggcagctatatgctatagtggtcagatctgaacattttcttcggagattgtggcTCTGTCTCTGAGaataatctgtgtcaaatttcgtgagaatatgtttttaaataaaaaagttttccatacaaaaacttgatttcgatcggttagtttgtatggcagctatatgctatatactggtccgatatcgacggttctaACAAATAAGCAACTTCTTGGGCAGAAAAAGGCGTATCGAACGATAACTCATCAATTTAGTCACTTGTGCGCTTATTATGGACATTTAAGAACCACCCTTCTACATACAACTAAACAAATGTGCATTTAAATATGCTTTATTACCTGCCACAGCAGCATGCAGCATTCAATTTGTGTTGTGCTCTACCATATGTGTTCGTTACTAATTAAGTTTTAGCTAGTTAAGCGGTAAATTGAAAAAGGTGGCAGCATAAAAAATACCGTGTGTGGTGGCATAAGCAGATAAAGGGCTTAGCTACTAAAGGAATACAATGAGAAAGCACATAAAAGCGCGCTTAAAGCTGCTGCTTAGTTTTAATATAGATTTCAAAATTCTCGCAACTGTAAAAACAATGTAATTTTCAGGCATAAATATATTGCTGACGAATTTCgcattaaatgtataattacaAAGGGAATCCCCCActtggcaacaacaataaatcatCAATAAAAGATCTTTTGCATTCAAGTGagtatttttgtagaaaatggCTTGCTATTACACCCGCTTCTAGCTAAATGGCCACCGCTGTCGCTAGTGTATGGTTGCTACACGTGTTGCATGTTTAATTATCACGCTGCTGACATACAAAATTTGCGTATTTGTAATGCAAGCGctgtttaattaattacaaagtAGCGATTAATTTATTGACGAAAGCTAAATGAGAGGAGGACTATAGCTCTCATTACTAGTGAACATAGAAAAATCcgcacaaaaaaaacaacatatgCAACAACTTTGTGTAGTGCAATAATGTGGTTGGTATTTGAGCTAtaaaaattccaacaaaatGCAGTTCATCCTCATTTACATATTCTCTGAAAAGCATGTACCTTCTTACATATACAAAAGTATGCATTATTACAAAACTGTTTACCTATAAGTCGGTAATAATCAAGATAGTATTTTTCCTATAATAATACTGCAAATTTTCTGATAAAATAAAAACcggaaagcaaaaacaaaaaaacacaaatcacAAATCACTATCAAATCAGGTTTTTCAAGAACGTGATTTACAAGATCACAAACTAATTTCTAAGCCGTGTTAATactagatgtatgtatataatgccGTTTGTAAGATTTCTGctgatatgcatatatgtatgtatgtatgtatgtgtgtaaaagtAATTGCGGATTAACAGCAGCTACTCATTGGCGTGTAAAATTTCCAGCTAAAATTGCATAAGTAAATGGCAACACGAGCGGTAGCTATTTGGTTGCACGTAAATGCATGTATGGGTGTATGTATGCACGATTAGTGATAAGCTTGAATGGAAATCGAAGCAATACAAAGTAAGTATGCAAATTCTGAAAGCTGCTAGCATTTATAAATCCCAACTGACTGTCATTTGAAATAGCTTTTAGTTGATTTGTAAGCGATGCATGtgtgctatatgtatgtatgcagatatATATGCAACATTTTAAATTGGCAACTGGTATTATTTAAGACACCGCTAcaaactccgaagaaattgttccgatGGGACCAttacaacatatagctgccatacaaactgacccttCAAACTCAACTCCTTAtatggcaaactttttcatttaataagatatcttcacgaaatttagcatggacTATTCTCTAAGACACCGCTacaatctacgaagaaattacTTTAATCGAacaacaatagcatatagctgtcatacaaactgacccatcaaaCTCAATTCCTTACATggcaaactttttcatttgataagatatcttcatgaaatttagcatggacTATCCTCTAAGGCAACGATGCAAActccaaatattttatttcgatcggaccacaatagcatatagctgccatacaaactgcccgATCGAACTCAAGCccttgtaaggaaaatttttttgcttgacgagatatcttcaggaaatttagCTCAGATTATTATCTCTGATATCgccacaatctccgaagaaattattccgATCGGccaactaaagcatatagctgccatacaaactgacccatcaaactcaagtccttatatCGAAAACATGTTTACTTGACCAGGCATATTCACGATaattggcacagattattatctagTATGTTATTTCTACAAACGGGtccatcaaaatcaagataaatatctttttacaCCCTGTTACGCCATAAAAAAttcatctgtgaagggtattatagccaAAGCTAACGTCTTCatcttttttttgctattttctctTCGCTGTACCCTTTTTGCTaagtacattaaaaaaaaaataaaaaaaataataataatttataaacataaaatatgataattttcGAAGTAATGTCTGCTCCGGCTTAACTGTCTGTCATAAATCTTTCCCACCACAATACTTTTACGACAAAAGCTCATAAAGTTCTTAACGTTTAAGCACTTAGCACCACTTAGCGTtgcaaagaaaatatacatttatgatctacatatgtatgtttccgCATATTGCTTGAGAGCTAATTAAAAACTTAGCAAatgtattaacaaaaaaaatgttaatgtaaAGAGCCGACATAATGGCTTTCGGATTGGCTGGGAAAAAGCTAGATATTCTTACAAAACAAAGTTAATTACTAGTTTTggaaaaaacttcgaaaaaatattaagaagaaAACTGGcttttggataatatttgaagaaaagagaaaaaggaAAGAATAAAAGAGAACAGACACTCGGCACACAGCAGTAATTTGGAGTTGGTTATGAGTGTtcgaaaatttctaaaaaaatataataaatattttaagttactgtagaCAATACAAATAGCGCTTATATGTCCAAATATTCTGTGTATACAaaccatcaaaaatgtcaaacattACGATAAAGctgtgagttgccagattgcaacagTAAGTTTGCCAAAACCCAAAGCATAAAAGTCAACCTACGTACTTAtcattgaaatgaaataaaaattattgccaTTCTAACTTTAGAGTCTAATTGAGTAAATTGAGTACTACGTGATtgaacatatatattatatacatacttactatCAAacaccaatatatgtatatctaatatatacatacatattcactaTCAATAGCATAGATACTATGCATACAGAAGCATGTGGTTAGTATTCGTATTCAATTAGCGACTCTTTGTAAAAAAGCAgcagttaaaaaaatatcagagacaatatttactaatattattatgacgcttgttttaatttgatttatttccGTTTAAAGTACAAAAAAGCTCTTATTGAACccaataattaaaatgtatttataacgGATGATTAAATGTTAAGCGGAGTggtatttaatgttaattaaaataagtgTCAAAAATGACACAAAAATCGACATtaccataaaataaaaaattattaatggcCTTCAAATTGTTTGGAAATGACATTGGAGGAAGAGATTTACTAttattaccaatttttttttttgagaaaaagtcGAGATAATAAATGTTTCAATATTCCGCAGTATTAAATACGATTTTGTCTTCCTACATTTTAGCTGCATTTTTAATATCAACGACAATTATTTTGGGTTATGTTGAGCCCAATGCAACCCTGGTGACCTCAATTTTTAGTATCTACGAACATTAATCTAGATTATCTTGAGCCTAATGCAATTAATATCTACAAAATGTGTCTTAGATTAGGTTGAGTTCAATGCAACTCTGCTAATCTCATACCTATGAATTGTATCTGTTGGGTAGTCGAAGAAgtcctttcgtatttctaattaaacttcaacttattcttttatatttatactgaactttaatgaactaaACATGTACCaatttggtcgaccactttttggcatttttccgctagagacattattccaaaagagtaaaacttttctggtttctctgCGAAAAACTACGAAATTTTCACAGGTTTCTATTGAatccaactttactccattaagggagttctacattgaccgaaacaaatggtagtccgatggtggaaggtcagggctatatggtggatgcagcAAAACTTCCGAGCCAAGCTCTCGcagtttttgtcgagtcatcaaagatgtgtgtggtctagcgttgtcctgatggagcacgaagccctttctgttgatcagttctggcctttttttcgattgcttgcttcaatcacatcagttgttgacagtaaaatgtagaatctaTCGtttgaccaggctggagcagtgcatagtagatgattccttTCAAATCCCACCAAACGCTCTGCATAACCTTtcaaggcgtcaatcctggctttgcgatcatttgttgagcttcaccacgtttGGTGGTGACATTactgtcgtatttgatccacttttcttcttctgttaccattcgcttcagaaatggtttcatttcatttcgtttcagcaaagaatcgcagatgttaattcggtacattaaattttttacagactATTCaggtggtacccaaacatcgagcttctttttgtagccagccttttttaaatggttcaaaactgtTTGACGATGAATGTTTAGGTTCCTTAACGATgttatggctgcttatgtgacggccCCAGTCAATCTTTTGCATAAATTCATCGacattttcaacgataggtcgaccagtgCGAGGTGCGAAATtaccagaacggaagcgagcgagccATTGTTGTGTtacatgaactgatacagcatcgtcttcgtaaacttcacaaatttcattggtgggttgcgtggcattcttcccttttttatacaaaaatttcaaagtatagcgaatttcttcattattttcactcatttttgaaaagctgtaattttttttcgacatccccgaatttaactatttttttttttttgttatatgaagcttaaaatctcacctttccaacactacatGGTATGACagaatgtgattggtagcactggagatatacgactgcaacaacaTATATTGGCATAAtaagaaaagactttttcgagtACCCAATATTTTATGTTGAGCACAACGTTGGTGATCTACATTTTGAATGTCTATCTaataatgagaaaaaattgaaaactgtaAAGCGGAGCACCTTCCAGTTGCAATTAAGACGGCACACTTGGCGAGATTTTTGAAGAGCtatctaagaacctatttttcagcgTACTAAACgagaaaaatataactttttttaccCAACCTAGCACATAGTATAGGCGCTTTCAATATTTATGGAACATACTTTCAATGCAAATGAAATGGTATTTCTGCCAAGTTGCGCgagttatacatatgtgcatatgtatatatgtatgtgtaaatatggtAGATGAAGTTCCTAACATTTTTACATAGAAAcatacaaaacatttttttattttcacgctGTTGGCGCTTTGTGAAATGCGAATCGCACGCCTTGCGACCGATGATTTGGGCCAGAATGAGTTGAAACCTGTTGCCAGTTACCACATACAAAGCCAAAAGTGTGTGGCAAATAATCAAACTTAGCaacctacacatacataccgGCGCGCATAAGCACACAGCATATAAAATTAACCTATTTACTCGCATTTAGAACGCTAGCTTTTAGAACGCTTTCGAGAGGTCTGTCGATAAGCAAACACTTGTGGAGGCCTAACTTAAAAGCTGGTTGACttatatacgcatatatagcAACGAAAATGCTCGAGTGCCACGTACAAACATAATTCGCATGAAGGTTTATTCGCTTATTTACCTATGCTAAGTGCCGAAATgtgtttggaatattttatttaagcgCACTGTATAGTGTGCGGCAAGCAGCAGCTGTTGGTGCTTAGCAAAGCAGGCTTGAATATGGAcagaaacacaaaaaataaaatatatactcacatacaattttattgtccaaaataaatttagttttattttttttttttgaatttccacTGCTTTTAACGCCAGCTTTTGAGCAATCTTACAAAATTTACTTGCaactataatttaatttttctccatAGCAGCACGAACCTAATAATTCATAGTAACAGTTATAATTGCTTACAACGAACGATTTGCTCTGTGCGATTTGCCACATTATAATGTGTTTGAGTGTGGTTGTAAGTAGGCATGTGTTAGCTAATTAATGCTGGTTCACTACAAAGCTTTGGCAAATTGGCAGcttattaaatgtaaaatctttaattaattagcTGTTAAATTGCAGATATGTGTAGAATTCaattaaattgcatttattgtaaataaaatgaatattgaTGATTTTCCCCATTTAAGTGGAAACGGAAACAGGTTTAATATAAACATTCCAGAATTAAATTGTGgcaatttaagtaaataaaataaaaatagacatCGAATTTATCTATAATGACGCTGTAATAGAGGTTTATAATTTATGTTGATaactttattgaatattttacaaCGTCACTATTATATAATgggagattaaaaaaaatatataaaaaatgtcaagagaaaatattaactttaataatttaatatttatttacaaatgtagATATTTCTAtgacaaaaacaagaaaaaacattaactacGGCCGCAATGAGACTATAAAACTTTCACAAATATAAAGGATGCCATACCAAAAATTTATTaggctatagtagtccgatctaaacaagtTCGGAAATTGTAGTGATCTCTTCGTTAATAATCCAATTTTGAAACGATAActtcagaaataaaaacaaatttcgtacagaaagtgaattttgatcgatcagtttgtatggcagctgtatgctatagtggtccgatttaaacaatttcttcagagaatGTAGCGATGCTTTGAGTAATAATCTACGcaaaatttcgtgtagatatctcgttaaataaaaaggctttccatataaggactttcGTTGTATcagacagtttgtatggcagctataggctatagtggtccgatctcaatAATTTCTGCAGAGATTGCATCTTTGCCTTGAATAATAATCTATGCTTAAATTCGTGCagttatctcgtcaaataaaaaggctttccatataaggacaTTCGCTGTATcagacagtttgtatggcagctataagctatagtggtccgatctgaacaatttcttcagagaatGTAGCCATGCTTTGAATAATAATTCCAGCCAAATatcgtgaaaatatttcatcaaatattaaggctttccatataaggacttgagtgTGATCAGTTaagttgtatgacagctatatgctataatggtcagatctgtacaatttcttcaaaaattgtaGCGATGCTCAATTCCTTCACCAAAAACT from Bactrocera tryoni isolate S06 chromosome 5, CSIRO_BtryS06_freeze2, whole genome shotgun sequence includes these protein-coding regions:
- the LOC120779114 gene encoding calcium-transporting ATPase type 2C member 1 isoform X4 — protein: MLLTTSESSTYSASEVAGRLQVDTRTGLKWTEAKYRAKIIGHNELNVNEEDPTWKKYIEQFKNPLILLLLGSALVSVIMKQYDDAVSITIAIIIVVTVAFIQEYRSEKSLEELKKLVPPECHCLREGRLDTFLARELVPGDVVYLNVGDRVPADVRLFDAIDLSIDESSFTGETEPARKSTELILSSTTNKDHTNMKNVAFMGTLVRCGNGKGVVVSTGERSEFGEVFKMMQAEEAPKTPLQKSMDILGAQLSFYSFLIIGVIMLLGWLQGKPLTEMFNISVSLAVAAIPEGLPIVVTVTLALGVMRMAKRNAIVKKLPTVETLGCVNVICSDKTGTLTKNEMTATVIITSDGYMADVTGAGYNDQGEIHIRNCNNVEMAKANITNLLEIGAVCNNAYIQNGTLLGQPTEGALIAVAMKNGMYATAENYVRIQEYPFSSEQKMMAVKCIHKYNNNKEEIFFAKGALEMLLPQCTKYMFGTQTVPLTKQNEAEFLAEAYEIGRKGLRVLALAKGRSLQDLIYCGLVGITDPPRPLVRESIEMLMQSGVRVKMVTGDAQETAMAIANLIGIDTIHQQTLSGQEMDQLNEHQLDKVANNVSVFYRVTPRHKLAIVKSLQRTGNIVGMTGDGVNDGVALKKADIGIAMGKNGTDVCKEAADMILVNDDFHTIIAAIEEGKAIFYNIRNFVRFQLSTSIAALSLIALATLMGIANPLNAMQILWINIIMDGPPAQSLGVEPVDHDVLKQKPRNVKQPMITKSVIVNVLLSASIIVLGTLWVFQREMADGTMGKTKRDTTMTFTCFVFFDMFNALASRSATKSVFKIGLCTNKMFLLAVGFSIIGQMLVIYFPPLQMVFQTEALSAYDILFLVSLTSSVLIVAEIKKWFERTMERKMYKTRSELDFV
- the LOC120779114 gene encoding calcium-transporting ATPase type 2C member 1 isoform X3; translation: MKLLEEEKEFYSTGSTLTPEMLLTTSESSTYSASEVAGRLQVDTRTGLKWTEAKYRAKIIGHNELNVNEEDPTWKKYIEQFKNPLILLLLGSALVSVIMKQYDDAVSITIAIIIVVTVAFIQEYRSEKSLEELKKLVPPECHCLREGRLDTFLARELVPGDVVYLNVGDRVPADVRLFDAIDLSIDESSFTGETEPARKSTELILSSTTNKDHTNMKNVAFMGTLVRCGNGKGVVVSTGERSEFGEVFKMMQAEEAPKTPLQKSMDILGAQLSFYSFLIIGVIMLLGWLQGKPLTEMFNISVSLAVAAIPEGLPIVVTVTLALGVMRMAKRNAIVKKLPTVETLGCVNVICSDKTGTLTKNEMTATVIITSDGYMADVTGAGYNDQGEIHIRNCNNVEMAKANITNLLEIGAVCNNAYIQNGTLLGQPTEGALIAVAMKNGMYATAENYVRIQEYPFSSEQKMMAVKCIHKYNNNKEEIFFAKGALEMLLPQCTKYMFGTQTVPLTKQNEAEFLAEAYEIGRKGLRVLALAKGRSLQDLIYCGLVGITDPPRPLVRESIEMLMQSGVRVKMVTGDAQETAMAIANLIGIDTIHQQTLSGQEMDQLNEHQLDKVANNVSVFYRVTPRHKLAIVKSLQRTGNIVGMTGDGVNDGVALKKADIGIAMGKNGTDVCKEAADMILVNDDFHTIIAAIEEGKAIFYNIRNFVRFQLSTSIAALSLIALATLMGIANPLNAMQILWINIIMDGPPAQSLGVEPVDHDVLKQKPRNVKQPMITKSVIVNVLLSASIIVLGTLWVFQREMADGTMGKTKRDTTMTFTCFVFFDMFNALASRSATKSVFKIGLCTNKMFLLAVGFSIIGQMLVIYFPPLQMVFQTEALSAYDILFLVSLTSSVLIVAEIKKWFERTMERKMYKTRSELDFV